From a region of the Bradyrhizobium manausense genome:
- a CDS encoding cytochrome b5 domain-containing protein — protein sequence MRAVIVGAGMGGLMTALALRQSGVFTSVDVYEQTKVPSTAGAGLNIPPNGARLCRWLGVDLDGGDPKGPDGAIDGGRAATLESTRQFNPDGSVTKRPFDHVTAAGDRAGFHHMHRLDLLMCLYKRVFEFGPDSGAPCPITVHMDCRLTQLHQTASEVTATFSNGRTATGEVLVGADGINSATLRLAWPNPRPKRWTEVTCFRGLIPRTAVASLRKADGSPLDNNPIDSFSMDRHRNDKSGATTYWVRGGELLNVWIARYEPDSAAFEKEEGDWFPVGREEILREVGAAFEGSPSRDDLLALAGAIVRPTKWGLYDRDALETWVQGRICLLGDAAHPMLPTFGQGAAQSFEDAAALASAFALHKSDVATAMLHYERVRHYRATRFQLGSKFAFDHLRAKDTAEQKALLEKLDERVSPAFAHDKRGGEDDSWIYAYDARNIGTELPYKRLGPWDFRRAAKANYTKITGQLWMPATRASGNRSVTRAEVARHNTRDDCWVIVSGKVYDITEWAPHHPGGAGIARMYAGKEATAEFGDYHSAEAVAHMAHFCIGDLVEAPATLP from the coding sequence ATGCGGGCAGTGATCGTCGGTGCCGGAATGGGCGGGTTGATGACGGCGTTGGCGCTGCGACAGTCCGGCGTCTTCACATCGGTCGATGTCTACGAGCAGACCAAGGTCCCCAGCACCGCAGGCGCCGGCTTGAACATTCCGCCCAACGGGGCGCGGTTATGCCGTTGGCTGGGCGTCGACCTCGACGGCGGCGACCCCAAGGGCCCCGATGGGGCAATCGACGGCGGCCGGGCCGCAACGCTGGAGTCGACACGGCAGTTCAACCCGGATGGGAGCGTGACTAAGCGGCCGTTCGATCATGTCACCGCCGCGGGCGACCGCGCCGGGTTTCACCACATGCACAGGCTGGACCTGTTGATGTGCCTCTACAAGCGGGTGTTCGAGTTCGGTCCTGACAGCGGCGCGCCGTGCCCGATCACCGTGCACATGGACTGCAGGCTGACCCAGTTGCATCAGACCGCCAGCGAGGTGACAGCCACCTTTTCCAATGGCCGAACCGCGACCGGAGAGGTTCTCGTGGGTGCCGACGGGATCAACTCGGCCACGCTGCGGCTGGCATGGCCGAATCCGCGTCCCAAGCGCTGGACGGAGGTGACCTGCTTTCGTGGACTGATCCCGCGAACAGCGGTCGCCTCGCTCCGCAAGGCCGACGGCAGCCCGCTGGACAACAATCCCATCGACTCCTTCAGCATGGATCGCCATCGGAACGACAAGAGCGGGGCAACGACGTACTGGGTGCGCGGCGGCGAATTGTTGAATGTCTGGATCGCCCGCTATGAGCCAGACTCTGCCGCATTCGAGAAAGAGGAAGGCGACTGGTTTCCGGTCGGCCGCGAAGAGATCCTTCGCGAGGTCGGCGCGGCATTCGAGGGCAGCCCCAGCAGGGACGACCTGCTCGCCTTGGCGGGGGCCATCGTTCGTCCCACCAAGTGGGGCCTCTACGATCGCGACGCGCTCGAAACCTGGGTGCAGGGCCGCATCTGCCTGCTCGGTGACGCAGCGCACCCGATGCTTCCGACGTTTGGCCAGGGCGCCGCGCAGTCCTTCGAGGACGCCGCCGCGCTCGCCAGCGCCTTCGCCCTGCACAAGAGCGATGTGGCGACCGCGATGCTGCACTACGAACGCGTGCGGCACTACCGCGCGACCCGTTTCCAGCTCGGGTCCAAATTCGCCTTCGATCACTTGCGGGCCAAGGACACCGCTGAGCAGAAGGCACTCCTCGAGAAGCTCGACGAGCGGGTCAGCCCGGCCTTTGCCCACGACAAGCGGGGCGGCGAAGACGATTCCTGGATCTATGCGTACGACGCCCGCAATATCGGCACTGAGCTGCCTTACAAGCGATTGGGGCCGTGGGATTTCCGACGGGCCGCCAAGGCCAACTACACCAAAATTACCGGTCAACTCTGGATGCCAGCTACTCGCGCCAGCGGCAACCGTTCGGTCACGCGCGCAGAGGTCGCCCGGCACAATACGCGGGACGACTGCTGGGTCATTGTTTCAGGGAAGGTCTACGACATCACCGAGTGGGCCCCCCATCACCCCGGCGGCGCCGGCATCGCCAGGATGTACGCCGGCAAGGAAGCCACCGCCGAATTCGGCGACTACCACAGCGCGGAAGCTGTCGCGCACATGGCTCATTTCTGCATCGGCGACCTCGTCGAGGCTCCAGCCACCTTGCCGTGA
- a CDS encoding acyltransferase family protein — MRFEMKPAAVAIRSNKLLGLELLRFLTAFAILLFHYRQFAFVGDREVGLVQDRLPIFWLFGPLYQSGPYAVRIFWCISGFIFFWKYRDAVASRLLDGWKFFVLRFSRLYPLHVVTLLLVAALQPLYFQITGYFFVYQNNDAFHFLLQLLMASNATTQEALSFNGPIWSISVEVLVYFFFFVMLLLTRSWLLNLVVIVISLMIPGQIADCFAFFYAGGLAAMARQHVTARTVHPLAVEGAGWLVAGVFVSCGYWLTNGHLESIGLAVMLIVTPVLLYSLSRDVILPARLQQFVETAGNMTYSSYLLQFPIQLTMMLGFSLMRAPVPIYDNAFFGLFVGTTLLASYLSYRYLEEPTQRLMRDALLQPHAAGALTASP, encoded by the coding sequence ATGCGGTTCGAAATGAAGCCAGCGGCTGTCGCAATCCGATCGAACAAGCTTCTGGGCTTGGAGCTGTTGCGCTTCCTGACCGCTTTTGCCATTTTATTATTCCACTATCGCCAATTCGCCTTCGTCGGCGACAGGGAAGTGGGTCTTGTTCAGGATCGGTTGCCGATCTTTTGGCTTTTCGGCCCCCTTTATCAAAGCGGCCCGTATGCGGTCCGGATATTCTGGTGCATTAGCGGCTTCATTTTCTTCTGGAAATACCGTGACGCGGTCGCCAGTCGCCTGCTCGACGGGTGGAAATTCTTCGTGCTGCGTTTCTCGCGGCTTTATCCGCTGCACGTCGTGACGCTTCTGTTGGTCGCCGCGCTTCAGCCCCTGTACTTCCAGATCACCGGGTACTTCTTTGTCTACCAGAACAATGATGCCTTCCATTTTCTTCTTCAGCTGTTGATGGCGAGCAACGCCACGACCCAGGAAGCCCTGAGTTTCAATGGACCAATCTGGTCAATATCCGTCGAAGTGCTGGTCTATTTCTTTTTTTTCGTGATGTTGCTGCTGACACGGTCGTGGCTGCTCAATCTGGTGGTCATCGTCATCAGTCTGATGATTCCGGGACAAATCGCAGACTGCTTCGCCTTCTTTTATGCAGGAGGACTGGCGGCGATGGCGCGGCAACACGTGACGGCACGAACGGTTCATCCCTTGGCGGTCGAAGGCGCAGGCTGGCTCGTTGCCGGTGTTTTCGTGTCATGCGGATATTGGCTCACGAATGGCCATCTGGAATCGATCGGCCTTGCGGTAATGCTGATCGTCACTCCCGTGCTGCTGTACAGTCTTTCGCGAGACGTGATCTTGCCGGCCCGGCTGCAGCAGTTTGTCGAGACTGCCGGCAACATGACTTATTCGAGCTATTTGCTGCAATTCCCAATTCAGTTGACGATGATGCTGGGCTTTTCATTGATGCGGGCGCCAGTCCCCATCTATGACAACGCCTTCTTCGGGCTTTTCGTCGGGACGACGCTGCTGGCCTCGTATTTGAGTTATCGTTATCTCGAGGAGCCGACGCAACGGCTGATGCGCGACGCTTTGTTGCAGCCGCACGCCGCCGGCGCATTGACCGCTTCGCCATGA
- a CDS encoding SGNH/GDSL hydrolase family protein, giving the protein MNRMLLGFAVLAIGAVSVATSIAKKQAVAESHRRSRQTILYYTLSRIDNPIIVLGDSIVEASTLPRELCGHAIVNAGLDGASTTSELGDWLLDALDGKTAAAIVIALGINDALGAARDLPQFEANYGSLVATLSKATAHVIMLGIPPLDASSRLPVLTRAKATPLIDSYNVALPALAVRCGTTFAALPPLPTPHTIDGVHLSAAGYELWNEAILKGASVSCGSK; this is encoded by the coding sequence ATGAACCGAATGCTGCTCGGCTTTGCAGTTCTTGCGATCGGCGCTGTTTCGGTCGCAACCTCCATTGCCAAGAAGCAGGCCGTTGCGGAGTCGCACCGTCGGAGCCGGCAAACGATCCTTTATTACACGCTGAGCCGGATCGATAATCCCATCATCGTTCTGGGCGACAGCATTGTCGAAGCGTCTACGCTGCCGCGCGAACTCTGCGGGCATGCCATCGTCAACGCTGGCCTGGATGGTGCCTCGACGACGAGCGAATTGGGCGACTGGCTGCTGGATGCGCTCGACGGCAAAACCGCCGCCGCTATCGTGATCGCACTGGGGATCAACGACGCGCTGGGGGCCGCGCGGGACCTGCCGCAGTTCGAGGCGAACTACGGCTCGCTCGTAGCGACGCTTTCGAAGGCGACGGCCCATGTGATCATGCTCGGGATTCCGCCGCTCGATGCATCATCTCGTCTTCCCGTCCTGACGCGAGCAAAAGCCACGCCGCTCATCGACAGCTATAATGTCGCTCTGCCGGCACTCGCTGTCCGATGCGGCACGACCTTTGCTGCCTTGCCGCCGCTGCCGACGCCGCACACGATCGACGGAGTACATCTGAGCGCTGCCGGGTATGAGCTTTGGAATGAGGCCATCTTGAAGGGAGCATCGGTCTCATGCGGTTCGAAATGA
- a CDS encoding NAD(P)-binding protein: protein MDGRVIEADYVVVGAGAAGMAFTDTLLHHGTSTIAIIDAGPGPGGHWNYSYPFVKLHLPSHHYGVESRVLGDSSLIRGGLNDGLLSMASGAGIVSYYHEVMEHVFLPTTRVSYFPMTRFDRHGHAISLVTGRRSPVKARKKFVDATYAAVEVPSVHSRKFQIQGARCIPVNDLTRVSGETRRYCIIGGGKTAVDACLWLLQNGADADCIRWIVPRDAWWIDRSKVQFTSDFFETSFTFVADQMEAIGGAESIGDLFLQFEQRGLWHRIDRSITPTMFHGATISEGELAQLRSIKDVVRKGHVLAIYRDRIVLEQGNVAADDDWLYVDCTAAGIPPREPKVIFEPEKITLQWVKWGRPVLSAAILGYVEATIDGDDLKNELCQPISPPRTPADWVGMFIATARNEKRWSSQHGLAKWVRSLRLDMGAKTASEVSPDDAGRVAILQRVRRAHQTAVVNATRLVAEAG, encoded by the coding sequence ATGGATGGTCGTGTCATCGAAGCTGACTATGTCGTGGTCGGGGCAGGCGCCGCCGGGATGGCTTTCACGGACACGCTGCTGCACCACGGCACATCCACGATAGCGATCATTGACGCGGGCCCCGGGCCGGGCGGTCACTGGAATTATTCATACCCGTTCGTCAAACTTCATTTGCCTTCACACCACTATGGCGTGGAGTCCCGGGTGCTGGGCGACAGCTCGCTCATTCGTGGGGGCCTGAATGACGGCCTATTGTCGATGGCGTCGGGGGCCGGCATCGTGTCGTATTATCACGAGGTCATGGAGCACGTATTCCTGCCGACCACGCGGGTTTCCTACTTTCCGATGACGCGGTTCGATCGGCACGGGCACGCCATCTCTCTGGTCACCGGACGGAGGAGCCCGGTCAAAGCGCGCAAGAAATTCGTCGATGCAACATATGCGGCGGTCGAGGTGCCAAGCGTGCATAGCCGCAAGTTTCAAATACAGGGCGCGCGATGCATCCCCGTCAACGATCTGACCAGAGTTTCGGGGGAGACGCGTCGCTATTGCATCATCGGCGGAGGGAAGACCGCAGTCGATGCGTGCCTGTGGCTGCTTCAGAATGGCGCCGATGCAGACTGCATCAGATGGATTGTCCCGCGCGATGCCTGGTGGATCGATAGATCGAAAGTGCAGTTCACATCCGATTTTTTCGAGACGTCCTTCACGTTTGTCGCGGATCAGATGGAAGCGATCGGCGGGGCAGAGTCTATCGGCGATCTGTTCCTGCAATTCGAGCAGCGTGGATTATGGCATCGTATCGATCGCTCGATCACTCCCACGATGTTCCATGGCGCGACAATATCAGAAGGTGAACTGGCGCAATTGCGATCGATCAAGGACGTTGTCCGAAAAGGGCACGTCCTGGCGATTTATCGAGACCGCATCGTGCTTGAACAGGGGAACGTCGCCGCAGACGACGACTGGTTGTACGTTGATTGTACTGCCGCCGGGATTCCTCCTCGCGAGCCGAAGGTGATATTCGAGCCGGAAAAGATCACCCTGCAATGGGTGAAATGGGGAAGGCCAGTCCTGAGCGCCGCCATCCTGGGCTATGTTGAGGCAACCATCGATGGTGACGATCTCAAGAACGAACTTTGTCAACCAATCTCACCGCCGCGGACTCCCGCCGACTGGGTGGGCATGTTCATTGCGACCGCGCGAAACGAGAAGCGCTGGTCGTCGCAGCATGGTTTGGCAAAATGGGTTCGCTCCTTGCGACTCGATATGGGAGCCAAGACCGCTTCGGAGGTCTCGCCAGATGACGCGGGTCGCGTGGCTATTTTGCAGCGCGTGAGACGAGCTCACCAAACCGCGGTGGTGAACGCGACGCGACTCGTCGCTGAGGCCGGCTGA
- a CDS encoding cysteine dioxygenase family protein gives MKVHELVASFGRAGESANPMDAVREILESLRGRVEALESLLDYISGTGGNAGQLFYRSPQVTLLKVCFPVGRRTPPHNHGTWATILQLSGEEKNTLYERENGKLRRAGEATLTRGEILTIPSETVHVVQCRSSAPATGLHVYGGDIFTLERRMWNPETLEEHALDWPLYEKFAQTASKAANAPLEG, from the coding sequence ATGAAAGTGCATGAACTCGTAGCGAGCTTCGGGAGGGCAGGCGAAAGCGCCAACCCGATGGATGCGGTGCGCGAAATTCTCGAATCCCTGCGTGGACGGGTGGAAGCCCTCGAGAGTTTGCTGGACTATATCTCCGGCACGGGCGGCAATGCGGGGCAGCTGTTTTACCGTTCGCCGCAAGTTACGCTGCTCAAGGTGTGTTTTCCTGTTGGGCGTCGCACGCCGCCGCATAACCACGGAACATGGGCCACGATTCTGCAATTGTCGGGTGAAGAAAAAAATACGCTCTACGAGCGAGAAAATGGCAAGCTGCGGAGAGCAGGAGAGGCGACGCTGACCCGCGGTGAGATACTGACCATACCCTCAGAAACCGTTCACGTGGTTCAGTGCCGTAGCAGTGCACCTGCAACCGGCCTGCACGTTTATGGCGGCGACATTTTCACACTGGAGCGTCGCATGTGGAATCCGGAAACGTTGGAAGAACACGCGCTGGACTGGCCGCTGTACGAAAAATTCGCGCAGACTGCCTCGAAGGCCGCAAACGCGCCGCTTGAAGGCTGA
- a CDS encoding cyclase family protein, which yields MCESPAVKGRTGWRGWSELPPRTIQKADGNWVDLTHPFSVSVPRSAAFSPPKFSYFAQMPERPLNVTQMETIVHMGTHVDAPRHFYVDGPGMDEIPLERMTGEGVVIRLEKAVNEEIGIDDLAAANPTIEPGDIVAIDTGWSGRWGTPEWNRHPYLSVEAAQWLVDQKVKLIAVDTATPDLPYDLRPEDFQFPVHCALLKDGVLISEQIANLHKLGGRRVEFLFCPLPIEGCDGAPARVLARAFS from the coding sequence ATGTGCGAAAGTCCTGCTGTCAAAGGCCGCACTGGATGGCGCGGCTGGTCGGAGCTACCACCAAGGACAATTCAAAAAGCGGACGGGAATTGGGTCGATCTCACCCACCCGTTCTCGGTGTCAGTACCGCGTTCCGCAGCATTTTCTCCGCCGAAGTTTTCATATTTTGCGCAGATGCCGGAACGGCCGCTGAATGTCACCCAGATGGAGACAATCGTGCACATGGGCACTCACGTCGACGCCCCGAGGCATTTTTATGTTGATGGTCCCGGAATGGACGAGATACCGCTCGAGCGGATGACAGGCGAAGGGGTCGTCATTCGCCTCGAAAAGGCTGTCAACGAAGAGATCGGGATCGACGATCTTGCCGCTGCGAATCCAACAATAGAACCGGGCGATATCGTCGCCATAGACACAGGCTGGAGTGGACGTTGGGGAACGCCCGAGTGGAATCGACATCCGTATCTCTCGGTTGAAGCCGCACAATGGCTGGTTGATCAGAAGGTCAAGCTGATAGCGGTAGACACCGCCACGCCGGATCTTCCTTATGACCTGCGTCCCGAGGACTTTCAGTTTCCGGTACACTGTGCGCTCCTCAAGGATGGCGTCTTGATCTCGGAGCAGATAGCTAACCTTCACAAATTGGGCGGCCGAAGAGTGGAGTTTCTATTTTGCCCGCTACCGATCGAGGGTTGCGACGGAGCACCTGCGCGCGTCCTGGCTCGCGCATTCTCGTAG
- a CDS encoding SgcJ/EcaC family oxidoreductase, with translation MQSFRGCAFAALSLSIVTSFPSDALAEPKAEVAAATSAWGQALADPEKVSSLYSDEAVLWGTMSPTIRSGRAAVRDYFAGAAKALPDLKVTFGDQMIRVYGNAAVNSGYYTFSWVKDGETKSLPARYSFTYVKDGDRWLLVDHHSSALPSPPK, from the coding sequence ATGCAGTCATTTCGAGGATGTGCATTCGCCGCGCTCTCACTGAGCATCGTGACGTCGTTTCCTTCCGATGCACTGGCCGAACCGAAAGCAGAGGTTGCGGCTGCCACTTCAGCATGGGGACAGGCGCTTGCCGATCCCGAAAAGGTCTCATCGCTTTACTCGGACGAAGCAGTCCTTTGGGGGACGATGTCACCGACCATTCGGTCCGGTCGAGCGGCGGTACGAGATTATTTCGCAGGCGCTGCAAAAGCGCTGCCCGACCTCAAGGTCACGTTCGGGGATCAAATGATCCGTGTCTACGGAAACGCGGCAGTCAACTCCGGCTATTACACATTTTCCTGGGTCAAGGACGGAGAGACGAAGAGCTTGCCCGCACGCTACAGTTTCACGTACGTCAAAGATGGTGATCGCTGGCTCCTTGTGGATCATCATTCCTCAGCGTTGCCGTCGCCTCCGAAATGA
- a CDS encoding helix-turn-helix domain-containing protein, with product MRLPRTSKNRNFGARLRELRHARKMTLVALADQLGVSTASVWLWENRQRVPIAPTVQRVAQIFGVDPSALMEPRAEAAAPDQAPPPDLQDLIHAIEAKGFRVQIARRRNQRG from the coding sequence TTGAGGTTGCCAAGGACGAGCAAGAATCGAAATTTCGGAGCACGCCTTCGCGAGCTTCGACACGCCAGGAAGATGACGCTCGTCGCGTTGGCCGACCAACTCGGCGTCTCCACGGCTTCTGTGTGGCTGTGGGAAAACCGGCAGCGCGTTCCGATTGCCCCGACAGTCCAGCGTGTAGCGCAAATTTTTGGTGTCGATCCATCTGCGCTGATGGAGCCGCGCGCCGAAGCTGCAGCCCCCGATCAAGCACCGCCACCCGATCTTCAGGATCTCATCCACGCGATCGAGGCGAAGGGCTTTCGTGTGCAAATAGCTCGCAGACGAAATCAGCGAGGCTGA